A genomic window from Aquila chrysaetos chrysaetos chromosome 9, bAquChr1.4, whole genome shotgun sequence includes:
- the TPST2 gene encoding protein-tyrosine sulfotransferase 2 produces the protein MRVTMRRVLLVLGSVVALMVTLHLGQQVLECQQVLSERRHRLMRPENEELVMVDSNHVEYRYSKEMPLIFIGGVPRSGTTLMRAMLDAHPEVRCGEETRIIPRVLAMRQAWSKSGREKMRLDEAGVTDQVLDAAMQAFILEVIAKHGEPARYLCNKDPFTLKSSVYLSRLFPNSKFLLMVRDGRASVHSMITRKVTIAGFDLNSYRDCLTKWNKAIEVMYSQCLEIGRSRCLPVYYEQLVLHPEQSMHAIMKFLDISWSDTVLHHEELIGKPGGVSLSKIERSTDQVIKPVNMEALSKWIGHIPGDVLQDMAHIAPMLARLGYDPYANPPNYGHPDPLVVNNTHRVLKGDYKTPANLKGHLQVTQNTSSSH, from the exons ATGCGGGTCACCATGAGGAGGGTGTTGCTGGTGTTGGGCTCAGTGGTCGCCCTGATGGTGACTCTGCACCTTGGCCAGCAAGTCCTGGAGTGCCAGCAGGTCCTGAGTGAGAGGAGACACAGGCTGATGAGACCCGAGAATGAGGAGCTGGTCATGGTGGACTCCAACCACGTCGAGTATCGTTACAGCAAGGAGATGCCCCTGATATTCATTGGTGGGGTCCCACGGAGCGGCACAACACTGATGAGGGCCATGCTCGATGCCCACCCTGAGGTGCGCTGCGGAGAGGAGACCCGCATCATCCCCCGTGTGCTGGCAATGCGGCAGGCCTGGTCCAAATCGGGGCGAGAGAAGATGCGTCTGGACGAAGCGGGGGTGACGGACCAAGTTTTGGATGCCGCTATGCAGGCCTTTATACTGGAAGTGATCGCCAAGCATGGCGAGCCAGCCAGGTATTTGTGTAACAAGGACCCCTTCACGCTGAAGTCCTCTGTCTACCTGTCCAGGCTGTTCCCCAATTCCAAATTCCTCCTGATGGTTCGAGATGGCCGGGCTTCAGTCCACTCCATGATCACACGGAAAGTGACGATCGCGGGCTTCGACCTGAACAGCTACCGAGACTGCCTGACCAAGTGGAACAAAGCCATCGAGGTGATGTACTCCCAGTGCTTGGAGATCGGGCGGTCCCGGTGCCTGCCCGTCTACTACGAGCAGCTGGTGCTGCACCCTGAGCAGTCCATGCATGCCATCATGAAGTTCTTGGACATCTCCTGGAGCGACACGGTGCTGCACCACGAGGAGCTGATAGGGAAGCCCGGCGGGGTGTCACTTTCCAA gatAGAAAGATCAACAGACCAGGTTATCAAGCCGGTGAACATGGAGGCATTATCTAAATGGATCGGGCACATCCCAGGGGATGTGCTGCAGGACATGGCCCACATCGCACCGATGCTCGCCAGGCTCGGCTACGATCCCTATGCCAACCCACCCAACTACGGCCACCCCGACCCCTTAGTTGTCAACAACACGCACAGA GTTTTAAAGGGGGATTATAAAACGCCAGCCAATTTGAAAGGTCATCTGCAG GTGACTCAGAACACATCATCTTCTCACTAA